From the genome of Anopheles moucheti chromosome 3, idAnoMoucSN_F20_07, whole genome shotgun sequence, one region includes:
- the LOC128305168 gene encoding prolyl endopeptidase isoform X1 encodes MHKLVSSLLVRSCAVVLTPRSTPLQVAAGSGLFSSVFRRTKYGRLAMPEAAATSETHRFVYPEARRDDTVAEEFHGVTIADPYRWLEDPDAAETQAYVEKQNEISKPFMDTCPEWKKLNEKLRKRWNYPKYSCPFKHGNKYFFFMNTGLQNQDVLYVQDKLDGEPKVFLDPNTLSTDGTIALVGSRFSDDGKLYAYGLSQSGSDWTKLKVRNVETGEDFPETIEHTKFVTASWTKDNKGFFYARYPVVDGKADGSETAANENQKLYYHRVGESQDKDVLIAEFPEEPSWRLMPEVSDCGKYLMLFIMKGCKDMLLYFSNLEKAGTLESKLEFVKVVTEFDSDYDYVTNEGNIFSFRTNKGAPNYRIVNIDFEQPEMEHWTTLVPEHSKNVLDWATCVNKNRIVLGYIDDVKSMLVVHSLADGSFESKFPLEIGTVAGFSGKKKYSEIFYHFVSFLTPGIIYHYDFEGKQEEGSAMKPTVFREVKIEDFDNSQYAVEQIFYHSKDGEKVPMFIVQRKQEKKEHKPCLLYGYGGFNICVQPSFSITGLVFIDSFDGILAYPNIRGGGEYGERWHNAGRLLKKQNVFDDFQHASQYLVEHGYTTHDKIAIQGGSNGGLLVGACINQRPDLFGAAIAQVGVMDMLRFHKFTIGRAWVSDYGDMNEKEHFENLLRYSPLHNVRKPTSEKDQYPATLVLTADHDDRVSPLHSLKFVAALHHAIKDSEHQKNPLLLRVYSKAGHGMGKPTAKKIEEATDILTFMYKALGLKLSF; translated from the exons ATGCACAAATTGGTCTCTTCCTTGCTAGTGCGTAGCTGTGCAGTTGTTCTTACTCCACGTTCTACACCGTTACAAGTAGCTGCTGGGAGCG GTTTATTTTCCAGTGTATTTCGCCGAACGAAGTACGGTCGACTCGCTATGCCCGAAGCAGCCGCTACGTCCGAAACCCACCGGTTCGTCTACCCGGAGGCGCGCCGTGATGATACTGTGGCAGAAGAGTTCCACGGTGTGACGATTGCCGATCCGTACCGTTGGCTGGAGGATCCGGATGCGGCCGAAACGCAGGCATACGTGGAGAAGCAGAACGAAATCTCCAAACCGTTCATGGACACCTGCCCCGAATGGAAGAAGCTGAATGAAAAGTTGCGAAAGCGCTGGAACTACCCGAAATACTCGTGCCCGTTCAAGCACGGCAATAAGTATTTCTTCTTCATGAACACCGGTTTGCAGAACCAGGA TGTTTTGTACGTGCAGGATAAGCTTGACGGTGAACCGAAAGTGTTTCTAGACCCAAACACACTTTCGACCGATGGAACCATCGCGCTCGTTGGGTCACGATTTTCCGACGATGGTAAGCTGTACGCGTACGGATTGAGCCAGAGTGGTTCCGACTGGACAAAGCTCAAGGTCCGTAACGTTGAGACGGGTGAAGATTTTCCGGAAACGATCGAACACACCAAGTTCGTTACTGCTTCCTGGACGAAGGACAATAAAGGGTTCTTTTATGCGCGCTATCCGGTAGTGGACGGAAAGGCGGACGGTTCCGAAACGGCTGCGAACGAGAATCAAAAACTGTACTACCATCGGGTCGGTGAGTCGCAAGATAAGGACGTGTTGATTGCTGAGTTTCCGGAGGAACCATCATGGAGATT AATGCCAGAAGTATCCGATTGCGGTAAATATTTGATGCTGTTCATTATGAAGGGCTGCAAAGATATGCTGCTATACTTTAGCAATTTGGAAAAGGCCGGAACTTTAGAATCGAAGCTTGAATTCGTGAAGGTGGTCACCGAGTTCGATAGCGACTATGAT TACGTTACCAACGAAGGTAACATATTTTCGTTCCGGACGAACAAGGGCGCTCCAAACTATCGGATCGTGAACATCGATTTTGAACAGCCCGAGATGGAGCATTGGACAACGCTAGTACCGGAGCATTCGAAGAATGTGCTCGATTGGGCGACTTGCGTGAACAAGAACCGCATCGTGCTCGGGTACATTGATGATGTGAAATCGATGCTGGTGGTGCACAGTCTCGCTGATGGTAGCTTCGAGTCGAAATTCCCACTAGAGATTGGCACTGTGGCTGGGTTCAGTGGCAAGAAGAAATATTCGGAGATATTCTACCACTTTGTATCGTTCCTAACGCCTGGCATTATCTACCATTACGATTTCGAGGGCAAGCAGGAGGAGGGTTCAGCGATGAAACCGACCGTCTTCCGCGAGGTGAAGATTGAAGACTTCGACAACAGCCAGTACGCAGTGGAACAGATCTTCTATCACAGCAAGGACGGCGAAAAGGTGCCAATGTTTATCGTGCAGCGAAagcaggaaaagaaggaacatAAACCGTGCCTGCTGTATGGTTACGGTGGGTTTAACATTTGTGTGCAGCCATCCTTTAGCATCACGGGGCTGGTGTTTATCGATTCTTTTGATGGTATTTTGGCGTACCCGAACATTCGCGGTGGCGG TGAATACGGTGAACGATGGCATAATGCTGGCCGATTGTTGAAGAAGCAGAATGTGTTCGATGATTTCCAGCATGCCTCGCAGTATCTGGTGGAGCACGGTTACACAACTCATGATAAGATCGCCATACAGGGTGGTTCAAATGGAGGGCTGCTTGTGGGGGCATGCATAAACCAACGTCCGGATCTGTTCGGAGCAGCCATTGCGCAAGTAGG CGTGATGGATATGCTGCGCTTCCACAAATTCACCATCGGACGTGCCTGGGTGTCGGATTACGGTGACATGAACGAGAAGGAGCATTTCGAGAATTTGCTACGCTACTCGCCACTACACAACGTGCGCAAACCCACATCGGAAAAGGACCAGTATCCGGCTACACTGGTGCTGACGGCTGACCATGACGATCGCGTCAGTCCGCTGCATTCGCTCAAGTTTGTTGCCGCACTGCACCATGCCATTAAAGATAGTGAACACCAAAAAAATCCATTGTTACTGCGCGTCTACAGCAAAGCCGGCCACGGTATGGGCAAACCGACAGCCAAGAAGATCGAAGAAGCGACCGACATCCTTACGTTCATGTACAAGGCACTCGGGCTAAAACTTTCGTTTTAA
- the LOC128305168 gene encoding prolyl endopeptidase isoform X2, translating into MPEAAATSETHRFVYPEARRDDTVAEEFHGVTIADPYRWLEDPDAAETQAYVEKQNEISKPFMDTCPEWKKLNEKLRKRWNYPKYSCPFKHGNKYFFFMNTGLQNQDVLYVQDKLDGEPKVFLDPNTLSTDGTIALVGSRFSDDGKLYAYGLSQSGSDWTKLKVRNVETGEDFPETIEHTKFVTASWTKDNKGFFYARYPVVDGKADGSETAANENQKLYYHRVGESQDKDVLIAEFPEEPSWRLMPEVSDCGKYLMLFIMKGCKDMLLYFSNLEKAGTLESKLEFVKVVTEFDSDYDYVTNEGNIFSFRTNKGAPNYRIVNIDFEQPEMEHWTTLVPEHSKNVLDWATCVNKNRIVLGYIDDVKSMLVVHSLADGSFESKFPLEIGTVAGFSGKKKYSEIFYHFVSFLTPGIIYHYDFEGKQEEGSAMKPTVFREVKIEDFDNSQYAVEQIFYHSKDGEKVPMFIVQRKQEKKEHKPCLLYGYGGFNICVQPSFSITGLVFIDSFDGILAYPNIRGGGEYGERWHNAGRLLKKQNVFDDFQHASQYLVEHGYTTHDKIAIQGGSNGGLLVGACINQRPDLFGAAIAQVGVMDMLRFHKFTIGRAWVSDYGDMNEKEHFENLLRYSPLHNVRKPTSEKDQYPATLVLTADHDDRVSPLHSLKFVAALHHAIKDSEHQKNPLLLRVYSKAGHGMGKPTAKKIEEATDILTFMYKALGLKLSF; encoded by the exons ATGCCCGAAGCAGCCGCTACGTCCGAAACCCACCGGTTCGTCTACCCGGAGGCGCGCCGTGATGATACTGTGGCAGAAGAGTTCCACGGTGTGACGATTGCCGATCCGTACCGTTGGCTGGAGGATCCGGATGCGGCCGAAACGCAGGCATACGTGGAGAAGCAGAACGAAATCTCCAAACCGTTCATGGACACCTGCCCCGAATGGAAGAAGCTGAATGAAAAGTTGCGAAAGCGCTGGAACTACCCGAAATACTCGTGCCCGTTCAAGCACGGCAATAAGTATTTCTTCTTCATGAACACCGGTTTGCAGAACCAGGA TGTTTTGTACGTGCAGGATAAGCTTGACGGTGAACCGAAAGTGTTTCTAGACCCAAACACACTTTCGACCGATGGAACCATCGCGCTCGTTGGGTCACGATTTTCCGACGATGGTAAGCTGTACGCGTACGGATTGAGCCAGAGTGGTTCCGACTGGACAAAGCTCAAGGTCCGTAACGTTGAGACGGGTGAAGATTTTCCGGAAACGATCGAACACACCAAGTTCGTTACTGCTTCCTGGACGAAGGACAATAAAGGGTTCTTTTATGCGCGCTATCCGGTAGTGGACGGAAAGGCGGACGGTTCCGAAACGGCTGCGAACGAGAATCAAAAACTGTACTACCATCGGGTCGGTGAGTCGCAAGATAAGGACGTGTTGATTGCTGAGTTTCCGGAGGAACCATCATGGAGATT AATGCCAGAAGTATCCGATTGCGGTAAATATTTGATGCTGTTCATTATGAAGGGCTGCAAAGATATGCTGCTATACTTTAGCAATTTGGAAAAGGCCGGAACTTTAGAATCGAAGCTTGAATTCGTGAAGGTGGTCACCGAGTTCGATAGCGACTATGAT TACGTTACCAACGAAGGTAACATATTTTCGTTCCGGACGAACAAGGGCGCTCCAAACTATCGGATCGTGAACATCGATTTTGAACAGCCCGAGATGGAGCATTGGACAACGCTAGTACCGGAGCATTCGAAGAATGTGCTCGATTGGGCGACTTGCGTGAACAAGAACCGCATCGTGCTCGGGTACATTGATGATGTGAAATCGATGCTGGTGGTGCACAGTCTCGCTGATGGTAGCTTCGAGTCGAAATTCCCACTAGAGATTGGCACTGTGGCTGGGTTCAGTGGCAAGAAGAAATATTCGGAGATATTCTACCACTTTGTATCGTTCCTAACGCCTGGCATTATCTACCATTACGATTTCGAGGGCAAGCAGGAGGAGGGTTCAGCGATGAAACCGACCGTCTTCCGCGAGGTGAAGATTGAAGACTTCGACAACAGCCAGTACGCAGTGGAACAGATCTTCTATCACAGCAAGGACGGCGAAAAGGTGCCAATGTTTATCGTGCAGCGAAagcaggaaaagaaggaacatAAACCGTGCCTGCTGTATGGTTACGGTGGGTTTAACATTTGTGTGCAGCCATCCTTTAGCATCACGGGGCTGGTGTTTATCGATTCTTTTGATGGTATTTTGGCGTACCCGAACATTCGCGGTGGCGG TGAATACGGTGAACGATGGCATAATGCTGGCCGATTGTTGAAGAAGCAGAATGTGTTCGATGATTTCCAGCATGCCTCGCAGTATCTGGTGGAGCACGGTTACACAACTCATGATAAGATCGCCATACAGGGTGGTTCAAATGGAGGGCTGCTTGTGGGGGCATGCATAAACCAACGTCCGGATCTGTTCGGAGCAGCCATTGCGCAAGTAGG CGTGATGGATATGCTGCGCTTCCACAAATTCACCATCGGACGTGCCTGGGTGTCGGATTACGGTGACATGAACGAGAAGGAGCATTTCGAGAATTTGCTACGCTACTCGCCACTACACAACGTGCGCAAACCCACATCGGAAAAGGACCAGTATCCGGCTACACTGGTGCTGACGGCTGACCATGACGATCGCGTCAGTCCGCTGCATTCGCTCAAGTTTGTTGCCGCACTGCACCATGCCATTAAAGATAGTGAACACCAAAAAAATCCATTGTTACTGCGCGTCTACAGCAAAGCCGGCCACGGTATGGGCAAACCGACAGCCAAGAAGATCGAAGAAGCGACCGACATCCTTACGTTCATGTACAAGGCACTCGGGCTAAAACTTTCGTTTTAA
- the LOC128302581 gene encoding tRNA-dihydrouridine(47) synthase [NAD(P)(+)]-like: MDDGICHIKPEYLIPRNTVKPVENVTISPEKDDSVNNNGNATESTEPPEKKGRFEGNASDGHGKRKKNRGQNKSRGLPFKEEDALRLCKSLLDGDLGENATKKCSNANCRFSHDLDKFLQLKPKDIDGKCYIYTTKGYCSFGVTCRFAGAHLDENNRNIYPEDFKHDNAMLVSTWLNPDLQHTLRKKKYNFSQSNKFVSKFERLLREERNDAANSTTKEEIVDEKDNAEQKPSSDAVNKPAGSVTDEDIIKLRSAERKRIVFRDKLYLSPLTTVGNLPFRRICKEYGVDITCGEMACAIPIISGATQEWALTKRHESEDLFGVQLCGHNSKLVTSAAQIIAEKADVDFIDLNTGCPIDLIFNQGGGSALLRRQNVLQVMVQSCARVLADYGKEFTVKTRIGIYTNKLIAHEMVPKFEEWGASLITIHGRTKEQRYTKRADWEYLQQCATQAKSVPVFGNGDIFCYDDYETIREKCPNIAGVMVGRGALIKPWVFQEIKERKTLDPSSAERFEMLKRYVNYGLEHWGSDTKGVETTRRFLLEWQSFLYRYVPYGLLEKPPQRINERPEAYHGRDDLETLMASSNCNDWVKLSEMLLGPVPEGFNFVPKHKANAY; encoded by the exons ATGGATGATGGAATATGCCACATAAAACCAGA GTATCTTATTCCGCGCAATACAGTAAAGCCGGTCGAAAATGTTACAATCTCGCCGGAAAAAGACGATTCCGTCAACAACAATGGGAATGCGACCGAGTCTACGGAACCTCCGGAAAAGAAGGGTCGTTTTGAGGGTAACGCTAGCGACGGCCATGGGAAGCGCAAGAAAAACCGCGGTCAAAACAAATCACGCGGCTTACCGTTTAAGGAAGAGGACGCATTAAGGCTGTGCAAATCGTTGCTGGATGGAGATCTAGGGGAAAATGCTACCAAGAAGTGTAGCAACGCGAATTGCCGTTTTTCTCATGACCTTGACAAATTTCTGCAGCTAAAACCGAAGGATATTGATGGAAAGTGTTACATCTATACGACGAAGGGCTACTGCAGTTTTGGCGTTACTTGCCGGTTTGCCGGTGCGCATCTTGACGAAAACAATAGGAATATTTATCCGGAAGATTTCAAACACGATAATGCAATGCTTGTTTCAACGTGGTTAAATCCGG ATCTACAGCACACGCTGCGAAAGAAAAAGTATAACTTCAGTCAATCGAACAAATTTGTAAGCAAGTTCGAGCGACTTTTGCGCGAGGAAAGAAATGATGCAGCCAATTCAACCACTAAGGA GGAAATTGTTGATGAAAAAGACAATGCTGAGCAGAAGCCATCATCGGACGCAGTAAACAAACCGGCCGGTTCCGTAACAGATGAAGACATAATCAAGCTTCGCAGTGCAGAACGGAAACGTATCGTATTTCGCGACAAGCTCTACCTCAGCCCACTCACTACGGTTGGAAACCTTCCATTTCGGCGAATCTGCAAAGAGTACGGAGTCGATATAACGTGCGGCGAGATGGCATGTGCCATACCGATCATTAGCGGTGCCACCCAAGAGTGGGCCCTAACAAAGCGTCACGAGAGCGAGGATTTATTCGGTGTGCAGCTGTGTGGTCACAACTCGAAGCTAGTCACTAGCGCCGCACAAATCATCGCCGAGAAAGCGGACGTAGACTTCATCGATCTGAACACGGGCTGTCCGATCGATCTCATCTTCAATCAGGGTGGTGGTAGTGCTCTGCTCCGTCGCCAGAACGTGCTACAGGTGATGGTGCAGAGCTGTGCGCGCGTGCTAGCTGACTATGGGAAAGAGTTTACGGTAAAAACGCGTATCGGCATTTACACGAACAAGTTGATCGCACACGAAATGGTACCGAAGTTTGAAGAGTGGGGTGCCAGTTTGATCACGATCCATGGCCGCACCAAGGAACAGCGTTATACGAAGCGGGCGGACTGGGAATACCTGCAGCAATGTGCTACACAGGCCAAATCGGTTCCGGTGTTTGGTAATGGGGACATTTTTTGTTACGATGATTATGAAACTATACGCGAGAAGTGTCCCAACATAGCGGGAGTGATGGTGGGCCGTGGAGCTCTCATTAAACCCTGGGTGTTTCAGGAGATTAAAGAACGGAAAACGCTCGATCCGTCCAGCGCGGAACGGTTCGAGATGCTGAAGCGTTACGTCAACTATGGGCTCGAGCATTGGGGCAGCGATACAAAGGGTGTTGAGACTACCCGACGCTTTCTACTCGAATGGCAATCATTCCTTTATCGTTATGTACCGTACGGGTTGCTAGAAAAACCACCGCAGCGCATCAACGAGCGTCCGGAAGCGTATCATGGACGGGATGATTTGGAGACCCTGATGGCATCGTCAAATTGCAATGATTGGGTTAAATTAAG TGAAATGTTACTTGGACCCGTACCGGAAGGATTTAATTTTGTGCCGAAACACAAAGCCAACGCCTACTGA
- the LOC128301175 gene encoding fructose-1,6-bisphosphatase 1, with translation MTQQGPAFDSNCMTLTRFVLQEQKKYKHATGDLSQLLNCIQTAIKAISSAVRKAGIAKLQGISGDTNVQGEQVKKLDVLSNEIFINMLKSSYATCLLVSEENDNVIEIETDKRGKYVVSFDPLDGSSNIDCLVSIGSIFAITKQAKENTDPSLEDALQPGNKIVAAGYALYGSATMIVISLGNGVHGFMYDPSIGEFVLTDYNMRIPERGNIYSINEGYASTWDESVVNYVKDKKDPAKGKPYGARYVGSMVADVHRTIKYGGIFIYPATAAAKNGKLRLLYECNPMAYLVTQAGGKAYATKGKEIMDVVPTSIHQRSPIYLGSKLDVEEAISYIK, from the exons ATGACCCAACAGGGACCCGCATTCGATTCCAACTGCATGACGCTGACGCGTTTCGTGCTGCAGGAGCAGAAAAAGTACAAACATGCCACCGGCGATCTGTCCCAGCTGCTCAACTGCATCCAGACCGCGATCAAGGCGATCAGTTCCGCCGTACGAAAGGCAGGCATCGCGAAGCT ACAAGGAATATCCGGTGATACGAATGTACAGGGCGAGCAGGTGAAAAAGTTGGACGTACTgtcgaatgaaattttcatcaacATGCTCAAATCTTCGTACGCCACCTGTCTGCTGGTGTCGGAGGAGAACGATAATGTGATCGAAATTGAGACGGACAAGCGTGGCAAGTATGTCGTTTCGTTCGATCCGCTCGACGGTTCCTCCAACATCGACTGTCTGGTATCGATCGGTTCCATTTTCGCCATTACCAA ACAGGCGAAGGAAAACACTGACCCCTCGTTAGAGGATGCTCTGCAGCCGGGTAATAAGATTGTGGCCGCCGGTTACGCACTGTACGGTTCGGCTACGATGATTGTGATCAGTTTGGGCAATGGTGTGCACGGCTTCATGTACGATCCGTCGATCGGCGAGTTTGTGCTAACCGATTACAATATGCGCATCCCGGAGCGGGGCAACATTTACTCAATCAACGAAGGCTACGCATCTACCTGGGACGAATCGGTAGTGAACTATGTGAAGGATAAGAAAGATCCGGCCAAGGGCAAACCGTATGGTGCTCGGTATGTGGGCAGTATGGTGGCGGATGTGCATCGAACGATCAAGTACGGTGGCATCTTCATCTATCCGGCGACGGCTGCAGCGAAGAATGGCAAATTGCGCCTTCTGTACGAGTGTAACCCGATGGCTTATCTGGTAACGCAGGCCGGTGGTAAAGCATATGCGACCAAGGGCAAGGAAATTATGGATGTTGTGCCTACGTCCATCCATCAGCGATCACCAATCTATCTCGGTTCGAAACTAGATGTGGAGGAAGCCATCAGTTACATCAAGTAG